Proteins encoded by one window of Pelecanus crispus isolate bPelCri1 chromosome 8, bPelCri1.pri, whole genome shotgun sequence:
- the HERPUD1 gene encoding homocysteine-responsive endoplasmic reticulum-resident ubiquitin-like domain member 1 protein isoform X2, with product MASIKKYQNYNLVVTCCSEEKCFLVKAGQPKLSEASQDQSVSSSNGERLIRFSGGQSSTEASNRLETTQHPFQSVASGFSAYTAYSMLQMSWFHQIYARQYYMQYLASTDASADPSHTRCSQEIPLAPVTPPAPLPDPFPAQNQPGNQNAAAQVNAAANQNLQMNAQGGPLMEEEEEGGNRDWLDWLYSATLFYVFVNIIYFYSSVSRFLLVMGGTVLMYLHHVGWLPFRQRPVQPFPGNVPPQAAINQDQNNNLQGGNAGRADESEASLDEGQVLQELQQANPSFMSTAWVFFKTFFASLLPEGPGVTRN from the exons GTTAAAGCTGGTCAGCCAAAGTTATCAGAAGCTAGTCAAGACCAATCTGTATCTTCCTCAAATGGTGAAAGACTGATACGCTTTTCTGGTGGCCAGTCTTCAACAGAAGCCAGTAACAg GCTTGAAACAACTCAGCATCCCTTCCAAAGTGTGGCTTCTGGCTTCTCTGCTTATACAGCCTACAGCATGCTtcagatgtcctggtttcatcagATTTATGCAAGACAATATTACATGCAATA CTTGGCTTCTACTGATGCATCTGCTGACCCATCCCATACACGATGTTCTCAGGAGATACCCCTGGCACCAgtgacacccccagctcctctcccagaCCCATTTCCTGCACAAAATCAGCCTGGAAACCAGAATGCTGCTGCCCAGGTTAATGCAGCAGCCAACCAGAACTTGCAGATGAATGCCCAAGGGGGTCCCCtcatggaagaagaggaagagggtgGCAATCGAGATTGGTTGGACTGGCTCTACTCAGCAACACTGTTCTATGTTTTTGTCAACATTATCTATTTCTACTCCAGTGTCAGCAGATTCCTCCTGGTTATGGGTGGCACTGTTCTGATGTATCT GCACCATGTTGGGTGGCTTCCATTTAGACAAAGACCAGTTCAGCCTTTCCCAGGCAATGTTCCTCCTCAAGCTGCTATAAACCAGGACCAGAACAATAACTTACAG GGGGGAAATGCAGGTAGAGCAGATGAATCTGAGGCATCTCTTGATGAGGGACAAGTCTTACAAGAACTGCAGCAGGCCAACCCTTCATTTATGAGCacagcatgggtttttttcaagactTTCTTTGCATCCCTCCTTCCAGAAGGGCCTGGAGTGACCCGCAACTGA
- the CETP gene encoding cholesteryl ester transfer protein, with the protein MLWAGRMRLGTFGILLMLVHASAACEFGPFPYSITGIVCRMTKPAALLLNQETAQVIQAAFRNAKFPNITGERSMRLLGKVAYGLTNIQVNDLSIEQSQVELKENDAIHIAIKNVTAFFKGTLTYGYAGAWFLQLFHSVDFEIESSIDLQMNIKLMCQKDQVAADASDCYLTFHKLMLHLQGDKEPGWLKQLFTDFISFTLKLVLKSEVCKEINFLAQELANFVHDLAANFVQDEDISIDISLASFPLIKANYLESHHKGLVLYKNYSVVFSDSVFSPSLLTESRMLYFWLSEHILNSLASAVFLDKRLALTIRGEKLQALFEVEDTEVQRKAVQMIFQGTSYNDSVAKVWSLAHPKISLQPEGTVVKSLVAVEVSIFPPGEEPLMVLYMEKEIMVTIQATYMEKKLILYPLDSRIEFKVFKCTADPSGNDLSIRNFLQTMISVVGIPEVISRIEPALTSLMNNKGLHLFEIRNPEIITRKGYVIVQLDFSFPNHLLLDFLEKRL; encoded by the exons ATGCTCTGGGCTGGCAGGATGAGGCTGGGGACCTTCGGGATCTTGCTAATGCTTGTCCACGCATCAGCAGCCTGTGAGTTTGGGCCCTTCCCTTATAGCATCACAGGGATCGTCTGCAGGATGACCAAGCCCGCAGCATTGCTGT TGAACCAGGAAACAGCGCAGGTCATTCAAGCAGCATTCAGAAATGCCAAATTCCCAAATATCACTGGGGAAAGGTCCATGCGGCTCCTTGGCAAGGTGGCTTATGGGCTGACCAA CATCCAGGTCAATGACTTGTCCATAGAGCAGAGCCAGGTGGAGCTCAAGGAGAATGATGCCATTCACATTGCCATTAAAAATGTGACGGCCTTCTTCAAAGGGACCCTGACCTATGGCTATGCTGGGGCCTGGTT TTTGCAGCTTTTTCATTCAGTTGATTTTGAAATCGAGTCTTCCATTGACCTCCAGATGAACATTAAACTGA TGTGCCAGAAGGACCAAGTGGCTGCTGATGCCTCGGACTGCTACCTGACTTTCCACAAACTGATGCTTCACCTCCAAGGAGATAAGGA ACCAGGCTGGCTGAAGCAGCTCTTCACAGATTTCATCTCCTTCACTTTGAAGCTTGTTCTCAAGAGCGAG GTGTGCAAAGAAATCAATTTTCTTGCCCAGGAGCTGGCAAATTTTGTACATGATCTAGCAG caaaTTTTGTCCAGGATGAGGATATCAGCATTGATATCTCCCTTGCTTCATTTcctttaataaaagcaaattacCTAGAATCACATCACAAG GGCCTTGTCCTGTACAAGAACTACTCTGTTGTCTTCAGTGACTCTGTTTTCTCCCCGTCGCTGCTGACCGAGTCCCGAATGCTCTACTTCTGGCTGTCTGAACACATCCTCAACTCTCTGGCTTCAGCAGTTTTCTTAGATAAGCGCCTGGCGTTGACCATCAGAGGGGAGAAGTTGCAG GCACTGTTTGAAGTGGAAGACACAGAAGTGCAGCGGAAGGCGGTGCAGATG ATTTTTCAAGGCACCTCCTATAATGACTCTGTGGCCAAGGTGTGGAGTCTCGCCCATCCCAAAATCTCTCTTCAGCCTGAAGGGACAGTTGTGAAGTCCTTGGTAGCAGTGGAGGTCAGCATCTTTCCCCCAGGAGAAGAGCCCCTGATGGTTCTGTACATGGAGAAG GAAATCATGGTCACTATCCAAGCTACCTATATGGAAAAGAAACTCATTTTGTACCCTTTGGACTCCAG gATAGAGTTTAAAGTCTTTAAATGCACAGCTGATCCAAGTGGG AATGACCTGTCCATAAGAAACTTCCTGCAGACAATGATCTCGGTTGTCGGGATCCCAGAAGTGATTTCAA GGATCGAACCAGCTTTGACTTCACTGATGAACAACAAGGGGCTTCATCTATTTGAGATCAGAAATCCTGAGATCATCACAAGAAAG GGATACGTAATTGTACAACTTGACTTCAGCTTCCCAAATCATTTGCTTCTTGATTTCCTTGAGAAAAGATTATAG